From a single Streptomyces sp. NBC_00377 genomic region:
- a CDS encoding DedA family protein produces the protein MVESVGALFGSPWIYAVVGLSVLLDVFLPVLPSGVLVITAATAAAAGSGAATGQVPHDVPDVMVLILSAATASVLGDLVAYRLAWRGGERLDRAISRSRRLTTAQERLGDALARGGGALVVLARFAPAGRSVVSLIAGAAHRRPREFLPWSALAGLSWAGYSAALGYFGAHWLGTTWLATGVSVLALFGAGAAAAYLMRRRPAT, from the coding sequence GTGGTCGAAAGCGTGGGGGCTTTGTTCGGCAGCCCATGGATCTACGCGGTGGTGGGCCTGTCGGTCCTCCTCGACGTTTTCCTTCCCGTGCTGCCCAGCGGGGTGCTCGTCATCACCGCGGCGACGGCCGCGGCGGCCGGCTCCGGCGCGGCGACGGGTCAGGTCCCGCACGACGTGCCGGACGTCATGGTGCTGATCCTCTCCGCGGCGACCGCCTCGGTGCTGGGCGACCTGGTGGCCTACCGGCTGGCCTGGCGCGGCGGTGAGCGCCTGGACCGGGCGATCTCCCGCTCCCGTCGGCTGACCACCGCGCAGGAACGTCTCGGCGACGCGCTGGCCCGGGGCGGCGGCGCCCTCGTCGTGCTGGCCCGTTTCGCCCCCGCGGGCCGTTCCGTGGTCTCCCTGATCGCGGGCGCCGCCCATCGCCGCCCGCGCGAGTTCCTCCCCTGGTCCGCGCTGGCGGGCCTGTCCTGGGCGGGCTACAGCGCCGCGCTCGGCTACTTCGGCGCCCACTGGCTGGGCACGACGTGGCTGGCGACCGGCGTCTCGGTGCTCGCGCTGTTCGGCGCGGGGGCCGCCGCGGCGTACCTGATGCGCCGCCGGCCGGCGACCTAG
- a CDS encoding gamma-glutamyl-gamma-aminobutyrate hydrolase family protein encodes MTTPARPLIAIPARFAASTSALRYAAEVNARALVEAVWRAGGEPATIHPAEPTAAGVAARLARFDGVLLPGGGDLAPYRYGANDTHDSVYDVDDLQDAFDLEVARQSIDLGLPLLAICRGLQVVNTALGGTLHQDMGGPDREHRHVVHPMAIRRGSLLEQATGAEKVEASCYHHQRVDRTGAGLTITARAADDTVEGLELPGVLGWFAAVQWHPEDTAHEDPAQQGLFDALVGAARDRH; translated from the coding sequence GCTGATCGCGATCCCCGCCCGCTTCGCCGCCTCCACCTCCGCCCTGCGCTACGCCGCCGAGGTCAACGCCCGCGCGCTGGTGGAGGCGGTCTGGCGGGCCGGCGGTGAACCGGCCACCATCCACCCCGCCGAGCCCACCGCCGCCGGCGTGGCCGCCCGCCTCGCCCGCTTCGACGGCGTCCTCCTCCCCGGCGGCGGCGATCTCGCCCCGTACCGCTACGGCGCGAACGACACCCACGACAGCGTGTACGACGTCGACGACCTCCAGGACGCCTTCGATCTGGAAGTCGCCCGCCAGTCCATCGACCTGGGCCTGCCCCTGCTCGCGATCTGCCGCGGCCTCCAGGTCGTCAACACCGCCCTCGGCGGCACCCTCCACCAGGACATGGGCGGTCCGGACCGCGAGCACCGACATGTCGTGCACCCGATGGCGATCCGGCGCGGTTCGCTGCTGGAACAGGCCACCGGCGCCGAGAAGGTGGAGGCATCCTGCTACCACCACCAGCGGGTCGACCGTACGGGCGCCGGCCTCACGATTACCGCCCGGGCCGCCGACGACACGGTGGAAGGGCTCGAACTGCCCGGAGTTCTCGGCTGGTTCGCCGCGGTCCAGTGGCACCCCGAGGACACCGCCCATGAAGACCCCGCCCAGCAGGGACTGTTCGACGCCCTTGTAGGCGCCGCACGCGACCGCCATTGA
- a CDS encoding pyridoxal phosphate-dependent decarboxylase family protein — MPDLEPDEFRRQGHQLVDWVAQYRTSLPSLHVRPKVSPGSVKAQLPRELPEQPSQALGDDLIALLNDVVVPSSLHWQHPGFFGYFPANASLLSLLGDIASGGIGAQGMLWSTSPAGTEIEQVLLDGLADALGLGREFTFAGGGGGSLQDSASSASLAALLAALQRSNPDWREQGVDGTETVYVTAETHSSLAKAVRVAGLGARALRIVPFTQGTLSMSADALADMLAKDAAAGKRPVMVCPTVGTTGTGAIDPVRDVALAARAYEAWVHVDAAWAGVAALCPEFRWLLDGVNLVDSFCTDAHKWFYTAFDASFMWVRDARALPTALSITPEYLRNAATESGEVIDYRDWQVPLGRRMRALKIWSVVHGAGLEGLRESIRGHVAMANSLADRIESESGFALATPPSLALVCLYLVDREGRPDDAATKAAMEAVNAEGHSFLTHTSVNGHFAIRVAIGATTTLPDHIDTLWDSLRKAARQSGG, encoded by the coding sequence ATGCCTGATCTTGAGCCAGATGAATTCCGCCGCCAGGGCCACCAGTTGGTCGACTGGGTCGCCCAATACCGCACCTCGCTCCCTTCCCTGCACGTGCGGCCGAAGGTCTCACCGGGCTCCGTGAAGGCGCAGCTTCCTCGTGAACTGCCTGAGCAGCCGTCCCAGGCGCTGGGCGATGATCTCATCGCCTTGCTCAACGACGTGGTCGTCCCCTCGTCGCTCCACTGGCAGCACCCGGGCTTCTTCGGCTACTTCCCAGCGAACGCGTCCCTGCTGTCGCTCCTCGGTGACATCGCATCGGGCGGGATCGGAGCGCAGGGAATGCTCTGGTCGACATCGCCGGCCGGGACGGAGATCGAGCAGGTCCTGCTCGACGGCCTGGCGGATGCCCTGGGCCTTGGTCGCGAGTTCACTTTCGCCGGAGGTGGAGGCGGTTCGCTACAGGATTCGGCTTCGTCGGCATCGTTGGCCGCCCTGCTGGCTGCGCTGCAGCGCAGCAACCCGGACTGGCGCGAACAGGGCGTGGACGGCACCGAGACGGTGTACGTCACTGCCGAGACCCACTCGTCGCTGGCCAAGGCCGTGCGTGTGGCCGGGCTCGGCGCGCGAGCATTGCGGATCGTCCCCTTTACCCAGGGCACGCTGTCCATGTCGGCGGATGCCCTGGCAGACATGCTGGCCAAGGACGCGGCCGCCGGAAAGAGGCCGGTCATGGTCTGTCCGACCGTGGGAACAACCGGCACGGGTGCCATCGACCCAGTGCGAGACGTCGCGCTGGCAGCGCGTGCGTACGAGGCGTGGGTGCACGTCGACGCCGCGTGGGCAGGAGTCGCGGCGTTGTGTCCCGAGTTCCGCTGGCTCCTGGACGGCGTGAACCTTGTCGACTCGTTCTGCACCGACGCACACAAGTGGTTCTACACCGCCTTCGACGCCTCGTTCATGTGGGTGAGGGATGCCCGAGCGCTGCCCACAGCGCTGTCCATCACACCGGAGTACCTGCGTAACGCTGCGACCGAATCGGGCGAAGTCATCGACTACCGCGACTGGCAGGTCCCGTTGGGCCGTCGTATGCGTGCGTTGAAGATCTGGTCGGTGGTGCACGGCGCCGGACTGGAAGGCCTGCGCGAAAGCATCCGCGGCCACGTCGCTATGGCCAACTCCTTGGCCGACCGGATCGAGAGCGAGTCGGGCTTCGCCCTGGCCACCCCGCCATCACTGGCACTCGTATGTCTGTACCTCGTCGACCGGGAAGGGCGCCCCGACGACGCCGCTACCAAGGCAGCAATGGAGGCGGTCAACGCCGAAGGGCATTCGTTCCTCACGCACACATCGGTCAACGGTCACTTCGCGATTCGCGTCGCCATCGGCGCGACGACGACGCTGCCCGACCACATCGACACCCTGTGGGACTCGCTTCGCAAAGCCGCTCGCCAGAGCGGTGGATGA
- a CDS encoding TetR/AcrR family transcriptional regulator, translating into MPKIVDHDARREEIIEAVWRLVARRGFAALNMRDLAAEAGFTNGALARYFPTKAAILRAALERANAATEQRAARTIAGANGLNAFRKFCVEIMPLDDERLNEARVVIGFWNYAVADQELIGVYDQAISRWRDQMLSYLHTAAEAGEINPSCDLDAFLDLAMATLMGLQINAIFAARLTTPSRQLRILDGLIAGLQTGTS; encoded by the coding sequence ATGCCCAAGATCGTGGACCACGACGCGCGGCGTGAAGAGATCATCGAAGCCGTATGGCGCCTTGTCGCGCGGCGAGGATTCGCGGCGCTGAACATGCGGGATCTCGCCGCCGAAGCTGGATTCACCAACGGTGCGCTCGCACGATACTTTCCCACCAAAGCAGCAATTCTGCGGGCCGCGCTGGAGCGCGCCAATGCAGCCACCGAGCAGCGGGCCGCCCGCACCATCGCCGGCGCCAACGGCCTGAACGCGTTCCGCAAGTTCTGCGTCGAGATCATGCCCCTGGACGACGAGCGTCTCAATGAGGCCCGCGTGGTCATCGGCTTCTGGAATTACGCGGTAGCCGATCAGGAACTGATCGGCGTCTACGACCAGGCGATATCGCGCTGGCGCGATCAGATGCTCTCGTATCTGCACACTGCGGCTGAAGCGGGAGAGATCAACCCATCCTGCGATCTCGATGCGTTCTTGGACCTTGCGATGGCCACGCTGATGGGACTCCAGATCAACGCGATCTTCGCGGCTCGCCTGACCACACCCTCCCGCCAGTTGCGGATACTCGACGGACTCATCGCAGGGTTGCAGACCGGCACCTCATGA
- a CDS encoding DoxX family protein has translation MSARLNTAQPYAVGLFRIVVGLLFACHGAASLFGVLGGAAGTDGGTLDTGAWPGWYAAVIQLVCGSLVLLGLGTRAAALLASGSMAYAYFDVHQQGALWPIQNGGEASAMFCWAFLLLVFTGSGALGLDRLFAGRTTTEREPAARKATVSA, from the coding sequence ATGTCCGCTCGCCTCAACACCGCACAGCCGTACGCGGTCGGCCTCTTCCGCATCGTCGTAGGGCTGCTGTTCGCCTGCCACGGCGCGGCCTCGCTCTTCGGCGTCCTCGGCGGCGCCGCGGGCACCGACGGCGGCACGCTCGACACCGGCGCCTGGCCCGGCTGGTACGCGGCCGTGATCCAGCTCGTCTGCGGCAGCCTGGTGCTGCTGGGGCTCGGCACCCGGGCCGCCGCGCTCCTGGCCTCGGGCTCCATGGCGTACGCCTACTTCGACGTGCACCAGCAGGGCGCCCTGTGGCCGATCCAGAACGGCGGCGAGGCCTCCGCGATGTTCTGCTGGGCCTTCCTGCTGCTGGTGTTCACCGGTTCCGGCGCTCTCGGCCTGGACCGCCTGTTCGCCGGCCGTACGACGACCGAGCGGGAACCCGCCGCGCGCAAGGCAACGGTTTCCGCCTGA
- a CDS encoding alkaline phosphatase D family protein, with translation MTELRLGPLLRYADGSTATVWVEASRPCTAEVRCADGAEGSARTFQVAGHHYALVQVTGLTAGTATAYEVFLDGTPVWPPPDSRFPPSEIRTPAEAVPGDDTGDGVRVAFGSCRWAAPPAGGHDPVGPDALDSLATRLAADPAAERPDVLLLLGDQVYADEVSDATKERIATRRGLADPPGAGVADFEEYTWLYYESWLDPEVRWLLSTVPSCMVFDDHDVIDDWNTSASWLADMRDTPWWRERLLSGLMSYWVHQHLGNLSPAELAADPLYAAVRDTPDGTDELRAFACRADADPASVRWSYRRDFGRVRLLMVDSRAARVLREDERSMLHPGEQDWLREQALDGLGSYDHLLIGTSLPWLLPHLVHDAEAWDAALCLGERGARWARIGEKVRRGADLEHWAAFPKSFDALAELIAEAGTGARAPASVLVLSGDVHHAYLAEPHWHEGPGPDARVLQLTCSPVHNSVPVSIRVGFRFGWSAVARALGRGLRRHGRCPRPPVGWRKKGGPWFGNQLMFLTLRGRSARLRLEQAREDGALATVRESDLTP, from the coding sequence GTGACCGAACTGCGGCTGGGACCACTGCTGAGGTACGCCGACGGCTCGACGGCGACCGTCTGGGTCGAGGCGAGCCGCCCGTGCACGGCCGAGGTGCGCTGCGCGGACGGCGCCGAGGGCAGCGCCCGCACTTTCCAGGTGGCGGGCCACCACTACGCCCTCGTCCAGGTGACGGGGCTGACGGCGGGCACGGCCACGGCCTACGAGGTGTTCCTCGACGGCACACCCGTGTGGCCGCCGCCCGACTCCCGCTTCCCGCCCTCCGAGATCCGCACCCCGGCGGAGGCCGTCCCCGGGGACGACACCGGGGACGGGGTCCGGGTGGCGTTCGGCTCCTGCCGCTGGGCGGCGCCGCCGGCCGGCGGGCACGACCCCGTCGGCCCCGACGCCCTGGACAGCCTGGCCACGCGCCTCGCCGCCGATCCGGCGGCCGAACGGCCCGACGTACTGCTGCTGCTGGGCGACCAGGTCTACGCCGACGAGGTCTCCGACGCGACCAAGGAGCGGATCGCCACCCGCCGCGGCCTCGCCGACCCGCCGGGCGCCGGCGTCGCGGACTTCGAGGAGTACACCTGGCTCTACTACGAGTCCTGGCTCGACCCCGAGGTGCGCTGGCTGCTGTCCACCGTGCCCAGCTGCATGGTCTTCGACGACCATGACGTCATCGACGACTGGAACACCTCCGCCTCCTGGCTGGCCGACATGCGGGACACGCCCTGGTGGCGCGAGCGGCTGCTGAGCGGCCTGATGTCGTACTGGGTGCACCAGCACCTCGGGAACCTCTCCCCCGCCGAGCTGGCCGCCGACCCGCTCTACGCGGCCGTGCGCGACACCCCCGACGGCACCGACGAACTGCGCGCCTTCGCCTGCCGGGCCGACGCGGACCCGGCGTCCGTGCGGTGGAGCTACCGGCGCGACTTCGGACGGGTGCGGCTGCTGATGGTCGACAGCCGCGCGGCGCGGGTCCTGCGGGAGGACGAGCGCTCGATGCTCCACCCGGGTGAACAGGACTGGCTGCGCGAACAGGCCCTCGACGGCCTCGGCTCCTACGACCACCTCCTGATCGGCACCTCGCTGCCCTGGCTGCTGCCGCATCTGGTGCACGACGCCGAGGCATGGGACGCGGCCCTGTGCCTGGGTGAGCGCGGGGCGCGCTGGGCCCGCATCGGGGAGAAGGTGCGGCGGGGGGCCGATCTGGAGCACTGGGCGGCCTTCCCGAAGTCCTTCGACGCGCTGGCCGAGCTGATCGCCGAGGCGGGGACGGGGGCGCGGGCGCCGGCGAGCGTGCTCGTGCTCTCCGGGGACGTGCACCACGCGTATCTGGCCGAGCCGCACTGGCACGAGGGGCCCGGCCCCGACGCCCGGGTGCTCCAGCTCACCTGCTCCCCCGTCCACAACTCCGTGCCCGTGTCGATCCGGGTCGGCTTCCGCTTCGGCTGGAGCGCCGTCGCCCGGGCACTCGGCCGCGGTCTGCGCCGGCACGGCCGCTGCCCCCGGCCGCCGGTCGGCTGGCGGAAGAAGGGCGGCCCGTGGTTCGGCAACCAGCTCATGTTCCTCACGCTGCGCGGGCGTTCGGCCCGGCTACGACTGGAGCAGGCGCGGGAGGACGGGGCACTCGCGACGGTGCGGGAGTCCGATCTGACGCCCTGA